A window of the Hordeum vulgare subsp. vulgare chromosome 5H, MorexV3_pseudomolecules_assembly, whole genome shotgun sequence genome harbors these coding sequences:
- the LOC123399939 gene encoding uncharacterized protein LOC123399939: MGSLMAGWSSHALDDDHKVRFMRNRSLTKEEVEAYRRQHRKPAGEGTVNGGETVVASSPCPGSPRPTPRPSTLSHVRSSPPVMTTNSVDGHGEAAASPSASRDWWTRSSWAFLNEPRSPQREGGGAGQGGAGAAAAV, encoded by the exons ATGGGCTCTCTCATGGCTGGCTGGAGCTCCCATGCGCTCGACGATGACCACAAAG TTCGTTTCATGAGGAACCGATCACTGACCAAGGAGGAGGTAGAGGCCTACCGGAGACAGCACAGGAAGCCGGCGGGGGAGGGCACCGTCAACGGCGGGGAAACCGTCGTCGCCTCCTCTCCCTGC CCGGGGAGCCCGAGGCCGACCCCGCGTCCGTCGACTCTGTCTCACGTCCGTTCGTCGCCGCCGGTGATGACGACCAATAGCGTGGACGGTCACGGCGAGGCTGCGGCTAGCCCTAGCGCGAGCCGTGACTG GTGGACGAGGAGCAGTTGGGCGTTCCTCAACGAACCGCGGTCGCCGCAGCGCGAGGGAGGCGGTGCTGGGCAAGgcggcgccggcgccgccgccgccgtctga
- the LOC123453134 gene encoding 50S ribosomal protein L18, chloroplastic-like produces MLASPALAGATHSFLAFVSGSRSIHLPSASAPSHSPSRRAALVVLAKAKVSTPNADRIARHDRLRKKVSGTTERPRLSVFRSNKHLYAQVIDDTKSCTLASASTMHKSLSKELEYSAGPTTEVAQKIGEVIAKSCLEKGITKVVFDRGGFLYHGRIKALADAARENGLEF; encoded by the exons ATGCTAGCCTCGCCGGCGCTCGCCGGCGCCACCCACTCCTTCCTGGCCTTCGTGTCGGGCAGCCGCAGCATCCACCTCCCGTCCGCATCCGCGCCCTCGCACTCGCCGTCGCGGCGGGCCGCCCTGGTCGTCCTCGCCAAGGCCAAGGTGTCCACGCCCAATGCCGACCGCATCGCCCGCCACGACCGCCTCCGCAAGAAG GTGAGCGGCACCACGGAGAGGCCAAGACTCAGCGTTTTCCGCTCAAACAAGCATCTGTATGCTCAGGTGATCGACGACACAAAGTCGTGCACTCTGGCTTCAGCCTCAACAATGCACAAATCTCTTTCAAAGGAGCTTGAGTACTCTGCTGGGCCAACAACT GAAGTGGCacaaaagataggtgaagtgattGCCAAATCTTGCTTGGAGAAAGGAATCACCAAAGTGGTCTTTGACCGAGGGGGTTTCCTCTACCATGGCCGCATCAAAGCTCTAGCTGATGCTGCTAGAGAGAATGGGCTTGAGTTCTGA
- the LOC123399296 gene encoding mannan endo-1,4-beta-mannosidase 3-like, whose translation MRPRPPALVISLLFLLVLAVPWHAAAVGGDLDGGMVRVDGTRFVAGDGDRTVYLSGFNAYWLMEMASDPSRRGGVVSAFRQAKAHGLNLARTWAFSDGGDNPLQSSPGVYHEHMFQGLDFVIAEARRHGIYLLLCLTNNFDDFGGKRQYVQWAREDITAGAGAGGRNLTSADDFFNSTLVKSYYKNHVKTVLTRVNTVTGVAYRDDPAIFGWELMNEPRCGAEPTGAMVQAWVEEMAPYLKTIDAAHLVTAGLEGFYGDGAHESKELNPWSIYYGTNFVATHQAAGIDFATIHLYPDVWLWGSTADQQARFFRNWTASHVRDTERHLRKPLLVTEYGKFLWEEGGENATSATQRRDGFLGMVLDTIYESASKGGPLVGGAFWQLLLDGDGMDALKDGYQIVLPEDARAASIISDHSEKMAELSKQDAAMAGRRWSRSEPRKIGRFGSWGDAHPYVQRFLLRFVSLFRSVSSLFDWSRVAS comes from the exons ATGAGACCACGGCCGCCGGCTCTGGTGATcagcctcctcttcctccttgtcCTCGCCGTGCCGTGGCATGCCGCTGCGGTCGGAGGGGACCTAGACGGCGGCATGGTGCGGGTGGACGGCACGCGGTTCGTGGCGGGGGACGGCGACCGGACGGTGTACCTCAGCGGGTTCAACGCGTACTGGCTCATGGAGATGGCGTCCGACCCGTCGCGGCGGGGCGGGGTGGTGTCGGCGTTCCGGCAGGCGAAGGCGCACGGCCTCAACCTCGCGCGCACCTGGGCCTTCAGCGACGGCGGCGACAACCCGCTGCAGTCCTCGCCCGGCGTCTACCACGAGCACATGTTCCAG GGTCTGGACTTCGTCATCGCCGAGGCGAGGCGGCACGGGATATACCTCCTCCTCTGCCTCACCAACAACTTCGACGACTTCGGCGGCAAGCGCCAGTACGTCCAGTGGGCGAGGGAGGACAtcaccgccggcgccggcgccggcggccgcAACCTCACCTCCGCCGACGACTTCTTCAACTCCACCCTCGTCAAGTCCTACTACAAGAACCACGTCAAG ACGGTGCTGACGAGGGTGAACACGGTGACCGGCGTGGCGTACAGGGACGACCCGGCCATCTTCGGGTGGGAGCTGATGAACGAGCCCCGGTGCGGCGCCGAGCCCACGGGCGCCATGGTGCAGGCGTGGGTGGAGGAGATGGCGCCGTACCTGAAAACCATCGACGCCGCCCACCTGGTCACGGcggggctggagggcttctacggcGACGGCGCGCACGAGAGCAAGGAGCTCAACCCGTGGAGCATCTACTACGGCACCAACTTCGTCGCCACGCACCAGGCCGCCGGGATCGACTTCGCCACCATCCACCTCTACCCGGACGTCTGGCTCTGGGGCTCCACCGCCGACCAGCAGGCGCGCTTCTTCCGCAACTGGACGGCGTCCCACGTCCGCGACACCGAGCGGCATCTCCGGAAGCCGCTCCTCGTCACCGAGTACGGCAAGTTCCTCTGGGAGGAGGGCGGCGAGAACGCGACGTCGGCCACGCAGAGGAGGGATGGTTTTCTCGGTATGGTGCTTGATACGATCTACGAGTCGGCATCAAAGGGCGGGCCGCTCGTTGGCGGCGCCTTCTGGCAGCTGCTCCTCGACGGCGACGGCATGGACGCGCTCAAGGACGGGTACCAGATCGTGCTCCCGGAGGACGCCCGCGCCGCAAGCATCATCAGTGATCACTCCGAGAAGATGGCCGAGCTCAGCAAGCAGGACGCCGCGATGGCCGGTCGGCGGTGGAGTAGGAGTGAGCCAAGGAAGATCGGCCGTTTTGGCAGCTGGGGTGATGCTCATCCTTACGTCCAAAGATTCTTGCTTCGTTTCGTCTCTCTGTTCAGATCAGTTTCTTCACTGTTTGATTGGTCCCGTGTAGCTAGCTAG